Genomic segment of Parageobacillus genomosp. 1:
GCATTATCCCCATATCCTAATCCGTCCGTAATGCCGGCCGCTAGCGCGATAATATTTTTCAGCGCCCCGCCCAGTTCGACTCCGATTAAATCAGGGTTTGTATAAACGCGGAAATATTGGTGATTCATAAACAAATCTTGAATGCGCTCCGCCGCTTCCATATTTTTCGCGGAAACGGTTACCGTCGTCGGGTGGCGCAGGCTTACTTCCTCGGCATGGCTCGGACCGGATAAAACGACAACATCTTTTAAGAGCTCGCCCATTTCTTCTTCGACAATTTCGGAAACACGCTTATGTGTGTCCGGTTCGATTCCTTTACTGACAGAAACGATCGTAATCGGTTCATGGATGCAATCGCGCACTTTCCGCAGCACTTCGCGAATCGCCTTTGTCGGCACAGCCAGTACCACGGTTTGAATACGGTCTAACGCCTGGCTAAGATCCGTATAGCCAACGATTCCTTCCGGCAGTTGAATGCCAGGCAAATATTTTTCGTTCGTTCGCTTTTGATTTATTTCTTCAATTTGTTCCGCACGTTGTCCCCATAGCCGGACTTGATGCCCATTATCGGCAAGGACCAGCGCAAGCGCTGTCCCCCAGCTTCCTGCTCCTAGCACTGCAATTTGCTCCACTATTCTCACTTCCTTTTATCCAAAGATCTGTCATCTATCGCGGCACCTCCGCACCGCTGCGGCGGCGACACATTGAGTTAACTTCTCTGAGTAACCCACGCAAGACCAAACTTTGTTTGGTCTGAGCCTCCTCGCGGGCCCTCCAGCGCGTTTCGC
This window contains:
- a CDS encoding NAD(P)H-dependent glycerol-3-phosphate dehydrogenase produces the protein MEQIAVLGAGSWGTALALVLADNGHQVRLWGQRAEQIEEINQKRTNEKYLPGIQLPEGIVGYTDLSQALDRIQTVVLAVPTKAIREVLRKVRDCIHEPITIVSVSKGIEPDTHKRVSEIVEEEMGELLKDVVVLSGPSHAEEVSLRHPTTVTVSAKNMEAAERIQDLFMNHQYFRVYTNPDLIGVELGGALKNIIALAAGITDGLGYGDNAKAALMTRGLAEIARLGCALGANPLTFAGLTGVGDLIVTCTSVHSRNWRAGHMLGKGKKLDEVLESMGMVVEGVRTTKAAYQLAKKLGVKMPITEVLYEVLFDGKDPKDAVDSLMSRGKTQELDDLMNILTEPQQEK